A region from the Benincasa hispida cultivar B227 chromosome 12, ASM972705v1, whole genome shotgun sequence genome encodes:
- the LOC120067008 gene encoding eukaryotic translation initiation factor 4G-like isoform X1, whose product MSFNQSRSDKNESYTQYRKSGRSNNFNPQRGSSGTHSKPGGAGGSAPTPSIASNRSFKKTNNAQGGQSRGGLPTVNSTDTSNAPNPRGVQNGESRQIQSHGAVTKPSEGPHTHRSTRDVPKAPTSQSSPLTSDGAAPTTPTKGTGDQPKEFSFQFGSISPGFMNGMQLPVRTSSAPPNLDEQKRDQARHESFRPVPPMPIPLAPKPQTQRKDAGAGDQPNAGQQLQQKDAGIINQPNTGDAHTVQKAKKDVQASPNHPTTQTLKPTTPMSGISMTMPYHPPQVPVPFGGPNQQMQSQGLTPSSLHMSIPVPLQIGSSPQVQQQMFVPGLHPHPMQPQGIIHQGQGLGFATQIGSQLPPQLSNLGINVTSQYPQQQGGKFGGPRKSAVRITDPKTHEELIFDNKQTNAYADTGSSGPRPQYNLPSQTQPLPYAPNHAMNYYPNSYNPNPLYFASPSSLPLPSAQTAPNSQPHRFNYPVSQGSQNVPYIDMHVKKPGVVPMHGISDPPNREHIRDTHSLQSPAPSGTVHVTIKMPADPTGGKGSDTLPNRLSTMEEGKSQKPSSPSVELTLPSSQSSQRAVDASSESSLHDSKVGREPAVMKSSPLVSKQSTEGPPVVSLDGQDSSSVQSSLTASSEESELAGTHSEGRREKLSRSDSHKDHQNKTSKKGYTQSQHQISGQASSALGLPGQVHDTTSPTVSEGVEAKSLTIPVVVEGKSESVSAINSDSLEFKDAGLDSVAHSSPENSGQGNVKNADLSSDDKQDICSKEKQSEPVLLKIEEQGQVTSSELPVDLKNSENVSDHNVGKSMEVAEKTERDLIASSTTVSNEVSTSEAAQRAVDEPVSCHAGADVSSSVSSSSTVPENSQGDKLVVDSSGKDDNMSSNEVQKKAIRSDLSSESSLNPGLSEGKNDGEVLDTVGTGDNSSHAVSGTKDKSVVEMSRVKSTTGKGKKKLRAILQMADAAGTTSDLYNAYKRPEEKKETVAHSESIERTESRSSSVDTEQESIEAIKEDAVALSKAEPDDWEDAADIATPKLESANGGGVGTPVLDDGDRMGDMAKKYSRDFLLKFADQFLDLPHNFEVTPDIESLMSTHANASHHHDRDSYPSPGRVDRPSSGGSRLDRRGSNLVDDDRWSKLPGSFAPGQDPRFDLAYGASAGFRPGQGANFGVLRNPGAQAPVQYVGGILAGPMQSMGPQGGLRRNNSDADRWQRATNFQKGLIPSPLTPLQTMHKAKKKYEVGKVSDEEETKQRQLKAILNKLTPQNFEKLFEQVKAVNIDNGRTLTGVISQIFDKALMEPTFCEMYANFCFHLAGELPDLSEDNEKITFKRLLLNKCQEEFERGEREQEEANKVEEEGEVKQSEEEREEKRIKARRRMLGNIRLIGELYKKKMLTERIMHECIKKLLGEYQNPDEEDVEALCKLMSTIGEMIDHPRAKEYMDSYFEIMTMLSNNMKLSSRVRFMLKDAIDLRKNKWQQRRKVEGPKKIEEVHRDAAQERQAQTGRFGRGPGINPSARRGGPPMDYGPRGSVVSSPGNQMGGFRGFPHQSRGYGGSQDARQDERQSYEARTLSVTLPHRAGGDDSITLGPQGGLARGMSIRGPQPSSAAPADISQLPGDLRSQPTASLNGYSSASERATLTSKEDLISRHMPERFAGPTSMDHMSGQDRYSNYGNKDLRHSGRSFDRSRPISPATPPGPTLAPSLPSEKVSCEDRLRELSLNAIKEFYSARDEKEVALCVKELNSPAFHPTMISLWVTDVFERSDLERDLLAKLVVNLSRANDGTLNQAHLVKGFEAVLASLEDTVNDAPRAPEYLGRILAKVITESMVSLREVGDLIYQGGEEPGALLQAGLAADVLGNVLKAIRSEKGEGFLTDMRTNSNLRLETFRPPDPMKSRVLEEFI is encoded by the exons ATGTCCTTCAATCAATCAAGGTCCGATAAGAACGAGAGCTACACTCAGTATCGCAAATCCGGGCGATCCAACAACTTTAATCCACAGCGAGGCTCTTCAGGAACTCACTCTAAACCCGGCGGTGCCGGTGGGTCCGCCCCTACCCCGTCGATCGCTTCTAATCGTAG TTTTAAGAAGACTAATAATGCTCAAGGAGGGCAATCTAGAGGAGGTCTTCCTACTGTAAATTCTACGGATACGAGTAACGCTCCTAACCCGCGAGGAGTGCAAAATGGTGAGTCTCGACAGATTCAATCGCATG GTGCAGTTACCAAGCCTTCAGAAGGACCACATACCCACAGAAGCACCAGAGATGTTCCTAAAGCTCCAACTTCTCAATCTTCCCCCTTGACTTCTGATGGGGCTGCGCCCACTACCCCGACAAAGG GTACTGGAGATCAACCAAAGgaattttctttccaatttgGGTCAATAAGTCCTGGATTCATGAATGGTATGCAG CTTCCAGTTAGGACTAGCTCAGCTCCTCCTAATCTAGATGAACAGAAACGTGACCAG GCACGCCATGAATCTTTTAGACCAGTTCCTCCAATGCCCATACCGTTAGCTCCTAAGCCACAGACACAGAGGAAGGATGCTGGAGCTGGTGATCAACCTAATGCTGGACAGCAGTTACAACAGAAGGATGCTGGTATCATTAACCAACCTAATACAGGGGATGCTCATACAGTTCAAAAGGCTAAAAAGGATGTGCAAGCATCACCAAATCATCCCACAACCCAAACTCTAAAGCCCACGACTCCTATGTCTGGAATCTCTATGACAATGCCTTATCACCCACCACAAGTACCTGTGCCATTTGGAGGTCCCAATCAACAGATGCAGTCACAGGGCTTAACCCCCAGTTCACTGCACATGTCAATTCCTGTGCCATTGCAGATTGGAAGCTCTCCTCAAGTTCAACAGCAAATGTTTGTTCCGGGTCTTCATCCCCATCCAATGCAGCCACAGGGGATCATTCATCAGGGACAGGGATTGGGTTTTGCAACTCAAATAGGTTCTCAGTTGCCTCCTCAATTAAGCAACTTAGGCATCAATGTAACTTCACAATACCCTCAACAGCAAGGAGGGAAATTTGGTGGCCCTCGTAAGTCGGCTGTTAGAATTACTGATCCAAAAACACATGAAGAGTTAATATTTGATAATAAGCAAACAAATGCATATGCTGATACTGGTTCTTCAGGCCCTAGGCCACAATATAATCTTCCTTCGCAAACGCAGCCTCTTCCATATGCACCAAATCATGCAATGAACTACTACCCCAATTCTTACAATCCCAATCCTTTATATTTTGCAAGCCCCAGTTCTCTTCCTTTACCTAGTGCTCAAACTGCACCAAATTCTCAGCCTCACAGATTTAATTATCCAGTTAGCCAGGGCTCTCAAAATGTTCCGTACATTGATATGCATGTTAAGAAGCCTGGTGTGGTCCCAATGCATGGTATTTCAGATCCACCTAATAGAGAGCATATTCGTGATACTCATAGTTTGCAATCCCCCGCTCCCTCAGGAACAGTTCACGTTACGATCAAAATGCCTGCTGATCCTACAGGTGGCAAGGGTTCTGACACATTGCCAAATAGATTATCTACAATGGAGGAAGGCAAATCACAGAAACCCTCGAGCCCATCTGTGGAATTAACCCTGCCTTCTTCTCAATCTTCTCAAAGGGCAGTAGATGCATCCTCGGAGAGTTCTCTACATGATTCAAAAGTTGGAAGAGAGCCGGCGGTGATGAAGTCTTCACCTTTAGTATCTAAACAGTCTACCGAAGGACCTCCGGTGGTTTCACTCGATGGTCAAGATTCCAGCTCTGTGCAATCTTCATTGACTGCTTCCTCTGAGGAGTCCGAGTTAGCTGGAACACATAGTGAAGGGAGAAGGGAAAAGTTATCTAGGTCTGACTCACACAAGGATCATCAGAATAAAACAAGCAAGAAAGGATACACCCAATCACAGCATCAG ATTAGTGGACAAGCTTCATCAGCATTGGGACTGCCTGGTCAAGTGCATGACACAACTTCTCCTACAGTTTCTGAAGGAGTTGAAGCTAAATCTTTGACCATTCCAGTAGTTGTGGAAGGCAAGTCAGAATCAGTCAGTGCCATTAATTCTGATTCTTTAGAATTTAAGGATGCCGGTTTGGATTCTGTAGCTCATTCTTCTCCAGAAAATTCTGGTCAGGGAAATGTCAAGAACGCAGATCTCAGTTCTGATGATAAGCAGGATATCTGTTCAAAAGAAAAGCAATCAGAACCCGTGCTACTGAAAATAGAAGAACAAGGACAAGTAACATCTTCTGAACTTCCTGTAGATCTTAAGAATTCTGAAAATGTTTCAGATCATAATGTTGGAAAATCTATGGAGGTTGCTGAGAAAACAGAAAGGGACTTGATTGCGAGCTCAACTACTGTTAGCAACGAGGTTTCAACCTCTGAAGCTGCCCAAAGGGCTGTGGATGAACCTGTGAGTTGTCATGCAGGAGCTGACGTGTCTTCTTCCGTGAGTTCTAGTTCAACTGTTCCTGAAAATTCTCAAGGTGACAAGTTAGTAGTTGATTCTTCTGGTAAAGATGACAATATGAGTAGCAATGAAGTTCAAAAGAAAGCTATCAGATCCGACCTGTCATCTGAATCTTCCCTAAACCCGGGACTTTCAGAAGGAAAGAATGATGGGGAGGTGTTGGATACTGTTGGTACCGGTGACAATAGTTCACATGCTGTTTCCGGTACCAAGGATAAATCTGTTGTAGAGATGAGCAGGGTTAAGAGTACGactggaaaaggaaaaaagaagctAAGGGCAATTCTTCAAATGGCAGATGCTGCAGGAACAACTTCTGACCTTTACAATGCATATAAGCGACctgaagagaagaaagaaacagTAGCACATTCTGAGAGTATTGAGAGGACAGAAAGTAGATCTTCTAGTGTGGATACAGAGCAGGAATCCATTGAGGCCATTAAAGAAGATGCTGTTGCACTGAGTAAAGCTGAGCCTGATGATTGGGAAGATGCTGCGGACATTGCTACACCCAAACTGGAGTCGGCTAATGGAGGTGGTGTAGGTACACCGGTGCTTGATGATGGGGACAGAATGGGAGATATGGCCAAGAAGTATTCTAGGGATTTTCTCCTCAAGTTTGCCGATCAGTTTTTGGACCTTCCACATAACTTTGAAGTTACGCCTGATATAGAGTCCTTAATGAGTACTCATGCCAAtgcatctcatcatcatgatcGTGATTCGTATCCGAGTCCAGGACGGGTAGATAGACCTTCGAGTGGGGGATCACGGTTGGATCGTCGTGGTAGTAATTTGGTTGATGATGACAGATGGAGCAAATTGCCTGGATCTTTTGCTCCAGGACAGGATCCTCGTTTCGATCTAGCTTATGGAGCTAGTGCAGGTTTCCGACCTGGTCAAGGAGCCAATTTTGGTGTTCTGAGGAACCCCGGAGCACAGGCTCCTGTTCAATATGTTGGAGGAATACTTGCTGGGCCTATGCAGTCTATGGGACCACAGGGAGGGCTACGAAGAAATAATTCTGATGCAGATAGATGGCAACGAGCTACCAATTTTCAGAAGGGTTTAATTCCTTCACCGTTAACACCATTGCAAACCATGCACAAAGCTAAGAAGAAGTATGAGGTGGGTAAGGTGTCAGATGAAGAAGAAACCAAACAGAGGCAATTGAAGGCTATACTAAACAAGCTAACTCCTCAGAACTTTGAAAAGCTCTTCGAACAAGTAAAAGCAGTAAACATTGATAATGGTAGAACACTGACTGGAGTAATATCACAGATTTTTGACAAAGCTTTAATGGAGCCTACTTTCTGTGAAATGTATGCCAACTTTTGTTTCCATCTTGCTGGAGAACTGCCTGATTTAAGTGAAGACAACGAGAAAATCACTTTTAAGAGATTGTTACTCAACAAATGTCAGGAGGAATTTGAGAGAGGTGAAAGAGAACAGGAAGAAGCCAACAAAGTTGAAGAAGAAGGTGAGGTAAAGCAGTCTgaagaggaaagagaagaaaaacggATTAAGGCACGGAGAAGAATGCTAGGTAACATTAGATTAATAGGGGAGTTGtacaagaaaaaaatgttgacTGAAAGAATAATGCATGAGTGCATCAAGAAGTTACTGGGGGAATATCAGAATCCAGATGAAGAAGATGTTGAAGCTTTGTGCAAGTTGATGAGCACAATTGGAGAGATGATAGATCATCCCAGAGCAAAAGAATATATGGATTCTTATTTTGAGATCATGACAATGTTATCAAACAACATGAAATTATCATCCAGGGTTAGGTTCATGCTAAAAGATGCAATTGATCTGAGGAAGAACAAATGGCAGCAGAGGAGAAAAGTTGAAGGCCCAAAGAAGATTGAGGAAGTACACAGAGACGCTGCTCAAGAGAGGCAGGCTCAAACTGGTAGGTTTGGTCGTGGTCCAGGCATAAATCCTTCAGCAAGGAGAGGGGGCCCACCTATGGATTATGGCCCTAGGGGATCAGTTGTGTCATCCCCAGGTAATCAGATGGGGGGTTTCCGTGGATTTCCACATCAGTCCCGTGGATATGGTGGTAGTCAAGATGCTCGTCAAGATGAAAGACAGTCTTACGAAGCTAGGACATTGTCTGTTACATTGCCTCACAGAGCTGGTGGTGATGACTCGATCACTCTGGGACCACAGGGTGGCCTTGCTCGAGGAATGTCCATTAGAGGACCACAACCAAGTTCAGCTGCTCCTGCCGATATATCCCAGCTTCCAGGAGATTTGAGAAGTCAACCAACAGCTTCTTTGAATGGATATAGTTCTGCATCAGAGCGTGCGACCTTAACTTCTAAGGAGGACCTTATTTCAAGACATATGCCAGAGAGATTTGCTGGTCCAACTTCAATGGACCATATGAGTGGTCAAGACCGTTATTCAAATTATGGGAATAAGGACTTGAGACATTCAGGTCGGAGTTTTGATAGATCTCGTCCAATTTCACCTGCGACACCACCGGGGCCAACTTTGGCCCCAAGTCTTCCATCTGAAAAGGTATCGTGTGAAGATCGGTTGCGAGAATTGTCATTGAACGCAATCAAGGAGTTCTACAG TGCCAGAGATGAGAAGGAAGTAGCTCTGTGCGTTAAAGAGTTGAACTCCCCAGCCTTCCATCCAACCATGATCAGTCTCTGGGTCACCGACGTGTTCGAGAGGTCGGATTTGGAAAGGGATCTTTTGGCCAAACTTGTTGTTAACCTCTCGAGAGCTAATGATGGCACATTGAACCAAGCTCATCTTGTTAAAGG GTTTGAAGCAGTTCTTGCCTCTTTAGAAGATACTGTAAATGATGCCCCAAGGGCTCCAGAATATTTGGGTCGTATTCTTGCCAAAGTCATCACAGAAAGTATGGTTTCTTTAAGAGAAGTTGGTGATTTAATCTATCAAGGTGGAGAGGAACCTGGAGCCCTTCTTCAAGCTGGGCTTGCAGCTGATGTTCTTGGCAACGTCTTGAAAGCAATCAGATCAGAGAAAGGAGAGGGGTTCTTAACCGATATGCGCACAAACTCGAATTTGCGGTTGGAGACGTTTCGGCCCCCCGACCCTATGAAATCAAGAGTCTTAGAGGAATTTATTTAG